A stretch of the Solanum dulcamara chromosome 6, daSolDulc1.2, whole genome shotgun sequence genome encodes the following:
- the LOC129892632 gene encoding LRR receptor-like serine/threonine-protein kinase RGI3 — MSAPSRNPYLLLLLFSLNTLFLSSCYSIDVQSQTLLAWKKTLNMSSNDVLTTWDSLDKSPCNWFGINCNSNGHVVSINLKSVDLQGSLPSNFQPLKFLNTLVLSSVNLSGPIPKEFGDYLELKFIDISDNSITGVIPHELCQLQKLQTLSLSSNFLEGDIPSDIGNLSNLKKFLIYDNQLSGEIPKGIGKLSNLEEFRAGGNQNLKGELPFEIGNCFNLVFLGLAETSISGNLPVSIGNLKMIQTIAIYTALLSGPIPEEIGNCSELQNLYLYQNSISGSIPRSIGELRKLQSLLLWQNSIVGVIPNELGNCKDITVIDLSENLLTGSIPTSFGGLSNLEVLQLSVNKLSGTIPTEISNCTKLSHLEVDNNGISGEIPNEIGNLKSLTLFFAWQNNLTGEIPVSLSNCENLQALDLSYNNLFGSIPKEIFGLKNLTKLLLLSNDLSGFIPTDVGNCTNLYRFRVNNNRLGGTVPSEIGNLRSLNFLDMSGNHFMGEIPSSISGCQNLEFLDLHSNAVTGSLPEKLPGSLQYVDISDNRLTGSLSPSVGSLTELTKLNLGKNQLSGRIPAEIVSCSKLQLLDLGYNGLSGEIPKELGQIPSLEISLNLSCNQLTGVIPSEFSGLSKLGNLDLSHNKLSGNLDVLTNLQNLVSLNISFNDFYGKLPNTPFFHKLPLSDLTGNQALYISGGDVIQTGPAGHAKSTMKLAMSILVSISAVLVLLAICTLIRMRMAAKYEPEVDTWEMTLYQKLDFSIDDIVHNLTSANVIGTGSSGVVYRIMTENGATLAVKKMWSSEESGAFGSEIQTLGSIRHKNIVRLLGWASNQNMKLLFYDYLPNGSLSSLLHGVGKGAAEWENRFDVVLGVAHALAYLHHDCVPPIMHGDVKAMNVLLGPRMEPYLADFGLARIVNSDVDANLLKESQRPHLAGSYGYMAPEHASMQRITEKSDVYSFGVVLLEVLTGRHPLDPTLPRGAHLVQWVRNHLQSKCDPNDILDPKLRGRADPEMHEMMQTLAVSFLCVSTKADDRPMMRDVVAMLKEIRNVDPVVSESDLLKKNASVTALPKSPGTKNVDSQISCSCSFVFSDNSISK; from the exons ATGTCTGCTCCTTCAAGAAAtccttatcttcttcttttacttttctCCTTAAACACTCTTTTCCTCTCTTCTTGTTATTCAATTGATGTACAAAGTCAAACACTTCTTGCATGGAAAAAAACATTAAACATGAGTTCCAATGATGTTTTAACAACATGGGATTCCTTAGATAAAAGTCCTTGTAACTGGTTTGGCATAAACTGCAATTCCAATGGTCATGTTGTTAGTATAAATCTAAAATCAGTTGATTTACAAGGGTCATTGCCTTCAAATTTTCAGCCACTCAAATTCTTGAACACTCTTGTTCTTTCATCTGTTAATCTTAGTGGTCCAATCCCAAAAGAGTTTGGAGATTATCTTGAACTTAAGTTCATTGATATAAGTGATAATTCAATCACTGGTGTCATTCCACATGAACTTTGTCAGCTTCAAAAGCTTCAAACTTTATCTCttagttcaaattttcttgaaggTGATATTCCATCAGACATTGGGAATTTGTCCAATCTCAAGAAGTTCTTGATTTATGACAATCAACTTAGTGGTGAAATTCCAAAGGGTATTGGAAAGTTGAGTAATCTTGAGGAATTTAGAGCTGGAGGGAATCAAAATCTTAAAGGGGAACTCCCTTTTGAGATTGGAAACTGCTTCAACTTGGTTTTTTTAGGCCTTGCTGAAACAAGCATTTCAGGGAATTTGCCGGTGTCAATTGGAAACCTGAAAATGATTCAGACAATTGCAATTTATACAGCTCTTTTGTCTGGACCAATTCCAGAAGAGATTGGGAATTGTAGTGAACTACAGAACTTGTACTTGTATCAGAATTCGATCTCCGGTTCGATTCCTAGGAGTATAGGGGAGCTCAGGAAGCTCCAAAGTTTGTTGCTTTGGCAGAATAGTATAGTTGGTGTGATTCCAAATGAGCTTGGGAATTGTAAGGATATCACAGTTATTGACTTATCTGAGAATCTCTTAACAGGCAGTATTCCTACAAGCTTTGGTGGACTTTCAAATCTTGAAGTGTTGCAGTTGAGTGTCAATAAGTTATCAGGTACAATACCTACTGAAATATCAAATTGTACTAAATTGTCTCATTTGGAAGTTGACAACAATGGTATATCAGGGGAGATTCCTAATGAAATAGGAAACTTAAAGAGCTTGACTTTATTCTTTGCTTGGCAAAATAATTTGACAGGTGAAATTCCTGTTTCATTATCTAACTGTGAGAATCTTCAGGCTCTAGACCTTTCTTACAATAATCTTTTTGGTTCCATACCAAAAGAAATCTTTGGTTTGAAAAATCTAACAAAGTTGTTGCTTCTTTCCAATGATTTGTCTGGTTTTATACCAACTGATGTTGGAAACTGCACAAATTTGTATAGATTTAGAGTGAATAACAATAGGCTAGGGGGTACTGTTCCATCAGAAATAGGAAACTTAAGAAGTTTGAATTTCCTTGACATGAGTGGCAATCACTTTATGGGAGAAATTCCTTCATCAATATCAGGATGTCAAAATCTTGAGTTTCTTGATCTCCATTCGAACGCGGTCACTGGTTCTTTGCCAGAGAAACTGCCTGGGAGTCTACAGTATGTGGACATTTCAGACAACAGGCTTACGGGTTCGTTAAGTCCAAGTGTTGGTTCTTTAACAGAATTAACAAAATTGAATCTTGGGAAGAATCAACTTTCTGGTAGAATTCCAGCTGAGATAGTTTCTTGCAGTAAGCTTCAGCTGTTAGATCTCGGGTACAATGGTTTATCAGGCGAAATACCTAAAGAGTTGGGTCAAATACCATCTCTTGAAATCTCTCTTAACCTTAGCTGTAACCAATTGACAGGAGTGATTCCAAGTGAGTTTTCTGGTCTTAGCAAACTAGGAAACCTTGATCTTTCCCACAACAAACTCTCGGGAAATTTAGACGTTCTCACAAACCTTCAAAACCTTGTTTCACTCAACATATCATTCAATGACTTCTATGGAAAACTTCCCAATACTCCATTCTTTCATAAACTTCCTTTGAGTGATCTTACTGGAAACCAAGCTCTTTACATTTCTGGAGGGGACGTGATTCAAACAGGGCCTGCTGGACATGCCAAATCCACCATGAAGCTTGCTATGTCAATCCTTGTTAGTATAAGTGCTGTGCTGGTTCTGCTAGCCATTTGCACGTTGATCAGGATGCGAATGGCGGCCAAGTATGAACCAGAAGTTGATACTTGGGAAATGACACTTTACCAGAAGTTGGATTTTTCGATAGATGATATTGTTCATAATCTAACATCAGCTAATGTCATTGGCACTGGGAGCTCTGGGGTTGTATACAGAATAATGACCGAAAATGGGGCGACTTTAGCAGTCAAGAAAATGTGGTCATCAGAGGAATCAGGAGCATTTGGTTCAGAAATTCAAACCCTTGGTTCAATCCGGCACAAGAATATAGTACGCCTCCTCGGTTGGGCTTCAAACCAGAACATGAAACTTCTGTTCTATGACTACCTTCCCAATGGGAGTTTGAGCTCATTGCTCCATGGTGTTGGCAAAGGAGCAGCAGAATGGGAGAACAGATTTGATGTAGTCCTTGGAGTAGCTCATGCTCTTGCATACTTGCATCATGACTGTGTACCCCCTATAATGCATGGAGATGTCAAAGCAATGAATGTATTGTTAGGTCCTAGAATGGAGCCTTACCTGGCCGATTTCGGGCTGGCAAGGATTGTCAACAGTGATGTTGATGCAAATTTGTTAAAGGAGAGCCAAAGGCCTCATCTTGCTGGTTCCTATGGATATATGGCTCCAG AACATGCTTCGATGCAACGGATCACAGAAAAGAGTGATGTATACAGCTTTGGTGTGGTCCTCTTGGAGGTACTAACAGGAAGGCATCCATTGGACCCAACATTGCCCAGGGGTGCACACTTAGTACAATGGGTACGCAATCACCTACAAAGCAAGTGCGATCCAAATGACATTCTTGATCCAAAGCTTAGAGGCAGGGCTGACCCTGAGATGCATGAAATGATGCAAACTTTAGCTGTTTCATTCCTGTGTGTGAGCACAAAAGCTGATGATCGTCCGATGATGAGGGATGTTGTAGCCATGCTCAAGGAAATTCGGAATGTTGATCCTGTTGTGTCCGAATCCGACTTGTTGAAGAAAAATGCAAGTGTAACAGCTCTACCAAAATCACCTGGCACCAAGAATGTGGATTCCCAAATATCTTGTAGCTGCTCTTTTGTATTTTCTGATAACTCTATCTCCAAATAA
- the LOC129893232 gene encoding uncharacterized protein LOC129893232, giving the protein MAVSFIVKASIQLHCRAIVIPWVQKFSAVSCSRGRDYSISPVRHIPKRSNECQESETALPKKHFLDIEKHTFLNGNIQETEFSVGGGSKYGDIPFHSKSQNHKQKLITSLDDEVELGKEDEVDEDFVLEHGIAETDKARQDAETIAVRLLASRALTAVELKKKLLGRKFTLNIVNAVITDFHTRGLINDSLYAEMFSRSRWSSSSWGPRRIKQALIKKGVSEVDADNAIKMVFKNDEADEEQESRESGHAISKPSLDQLFVQSSKQWLKGQGVPREKRKARIIRWLQYRGFDWSVVSFILKKLESSYPQ; this is encoded by the exons ATGGCAGTTTCTTTCATAGTAAAAGCTTCAATCCAGCTTCATTGTCGAGCCATTGTCATCCCCTG GGTGCAGAAGTTCAGTGCCGTAAGCTGCTCCCGAGGCAGAGATTATAGCATTTCTCCAGTCAGGCACATTCCCAAGAGATCTAATGAATGCCAAGAGTCAGAAACTGCTTTGCCAAAGAAGCACTTTTTGGACATAGAAAAACACACTTTCTTAAACGGGAATATTCAGGAAACTGAATTTTCTGTCGGTGGTGGGTCGAAGTATGGAGATATACCTTTTCATTCCAAGTCTCAAAATCATAAACAAAAGCTTATAACCAGCCTAGATGATGAGGTCGAATTGG GGAAGGAAGATGAAGTTGATGAAGATTTTGTACTTGAACATGGTATAGCTGAAACTGATAAAGCTAGGCAAGATGCTGAAACAATCGCAGTTCGATTACTTGCTTCAAG AGCACTTACGGCTGTAGAGCTGAAGAAGAAACTCCTGGGAAGAAAGTTTACACTCAATATTGTTAATGCTGTAATAACAGATTTCCATACCAG GGGTTTAATCAATGACAGTCTGTATGCTGAAATGTTTTCTCGGTCCAGATGGTCTTCCTCAAGTTGGGGTCCGCGACGAATTAAGCAA GCCTTGATCAAGAAGGGCGTAAGCGAAGTGGATGCAGACAATGCCATAAAAATGGTCTTCAAGAATGACGAAGCTGATGAGGAGCAAGAATCAAGAGAATCAGGGCATGCTATATCAAAACCTTCTCTGGATCAATTGTTTGTCCAGTCATCTAAACAGTGGCTTAAAGGGCAGGGTGTGCCTAGAGAAAAACGTAAAGCAAGGATTATTCGTTGGCTTCAGTACCGTGGCTTTGATTGGAGTGTGGTTAGTTTCATACTCAAGAAGTTAGAATCCAGCTATCCTCAATAG